The DNA sequence ATGATGTTAAGGATAAGCTACAAGAtgataaatgtgtatttgttgttgttgtttttgggaGGGTCCAGCTACAGATTTGCAGGAGCAGCAACAAGGAGCTTGTTGTTGTGAGAGACCAGGTAAATAGATCCTTGTTACAACAGCGATGACAGGAGGAGCAGTCGTGCTTAAAGCAGGCGTAGACTGAGGCGAACAGGACTGTGTTGACAGATATAGATGCATAGTTTAGCATTTTGTAGCTTTATCTAGCTTCATTCAGTTTGCAGATGCTTCTCTCTTGTCATCGCTAATGtgacatatatatacacacacacacacacccacacacacacaagcatggcATGTATGGAAACAGTAAAATTCGATCAACAGGGACATGCAATTCAATGTAGAGACAATGGCAGCAGCTTTTGTCTCCATATTGTCCTGTGAGACGACTTCTTTTCATTACAATTCATGGAGCCAAGGGCAGTGGAAAAGGCAGAAAGACAAAGTGGTTTGTCAAGTGTCTGTTGCTTATAAGGAGACCAGCTATCGCTGCTAGAAACAGCTCCAGTTACAACCTGGTTATCTTTACTCTTTAGAAACATAGTATGGAGGGTTTAGAGGGCTTTGAAATGGTTATAAAGCAGTTTATTAACTGATATTCACTGGACAATAAAAGcagggattaaaaaaaaactaaatttcaGCTTTTCATAACAAGCTGAAGTCTTTTTTATAATCcctcaaatatcaaataatgaACTGCATTATAACGATTTCTAAGGCTGTGTGTCCTCCATAAATTAGTGCATTCTGTGTACAGGTCGAAGCCGTAGCAGAGCTCCGAGCCTTTCATGGTTGGTAATTCTGGTGGATGAAGGACAGCACATCATCTTTGGACAGTTTCTCAGGGTCCATCCGTGTCTGAGAATCATGAACGATGACTCCTTCCACCCAGGCCCAGAATAGACGCTCTGAGTGGCAGACGCTGAGGACGAAGACAAAGAAAGGATACGACTCATTCATGAGATCATCAAGGTTACCATCATTTTctaatgtacaaaaaaacaaaatccccATTATAGAACTGACAATTTCAGATACAAAATTCAATTGGATGATTAAGAAATTCACAGAGAGGATGGTACATACTGGAAGGGGGACGCAGAGTTTGGTGGCATTTCATAGGTGGACTCCTTGGTTGTCTTATTATAGAAGAACTTCATCTTGGAGTTTTTACTGTATGCCATCGTCCACGGCTCTAAGGGATGCATTTAAAGTTGATTAAAACAGCAAAGCAAAATTAATTTGCCATTTTCTGACACTAagctgcagcacacacacacaaagacacacagacacacagacacacacacacagagatacaaaCCATTGACAGTCTTAATGATGTAGAGGCCTGTCGGAAGGAAGTGTCGGTCATCTCTGCCGGTGTAGGACAGACGCGGGACTCCTCCTGAACTCTTTGTTACCTTCATCTCTAGTCTGGATGAGCGAAAgacgaaaaaaaaaatcaaacaggagaaaatctTGAACGTTTAGAAAATCCCTTCATGTAATAGTTCATGTTGACTATTAATCATCTCGTCATACCTGACAAAGATTTTCTCCATTTCCTCCAACCTGTAGACCTCCTTCACTCTGTTTGGGAAAAGACGgatgttacattaaaataccatGACGATCGTTTTTAACAAGAGTTCCTTCACATTTTTGCTTGGATTTCTATTATTCTTTATCACAGATGCTATACCAGTATTTGTCAGCATCTAGAGTACTGTCAAGAACATGTAGGATTTACGTAATCAGAAAATGCATTAATTGGATTAAGACAAAATCTACCTGCAGCCAAGCTTCATGCTCAAATTCCACAACATTTCGAAACATTTTCTCATGAACCAGTCAAAAGTTAGGACACACTTTCTAATTCAAGTGGATttgaaagtgtgtccaaacttttgactggtattgtagcTCATTTTACTCCTCATACTGTCCAATCCAGTGCTCCTGGTGAGAATAAGACCCCTGCACATAAATGACATTCGACTTGGTCAGATTAATTCACAGTAATACCTGATGGGATTCATGTCTGGTCTGCTGGGTTTGGCCACTGCCTTCACAAACTTCTCAGCCATCTGGATCCTGGACACACAATGGGCCCCATTTACTTAACTATAGTAAATAAATCTAACACTTCCACTGCCTGAACTTATATGTGACATGTGTGATATTAGCAGTTTGGTGAGTATGACGATGGAAAGGTTTGGTGCAGGATTAGAGGTAACATTGTCCTACCGTTGGTTGAAGTGCTGATCTCTTACGTCTGTGCCATTTAGTATTAATGCATCCATGACGTGAACTGCGTTGATTCTACGCTGAGCTTTGCCCTGCGGACCAAACATGTAAAACCACAGATATAAGTGGCAAATACAAGGTCTGTTCAGGTGTATTGTAACAAAATGCAAGTTATTTTTAGCTctaatttttaaaatcatgaaaaaaaggATGTCTAGAACTTTAAAGACGGCCAAATCATGATACAACAAAAGTTCAACAAAGTTCTTGATGATCACATCTTATGACTAATAATGAGATTATCATTGAAGCAATAACAGAAACAGAGCCAGTGATAAAGAGTTTGAAATACTGGCTCCCATATTTCTTCTATTTTAGCTCTTCAAATTCTCCACTCCCTCCTCTCACCTCGCCCTTCAGCTCTTGGACGATCTCCACGCTTAGAAGTGTATCTCTTGGCAGCTCTAGCTTGAAGctctccagtttcctccagcgCACAGGCATTTTCCCATCCCATGTGTATATCTGGGACTTCTATATAAGTCAGTGGATAATGGGGAGAACAGATATGACGATGAAATCGGTGTCAATAGCAGGTTAAAGTGCACAGAAACAGTAAAGCCTCTCTGGCAGTCAGGTTAGCCTCTCTAAGAGTAAACAGAACTCCCCGTCAGCTCTGGATTTTTATCTTTTCCAGAAGAGATAAAAATGGTCTTGTACATAAAATATCCAAAATATCAGGAAAACCTTGAAAAAGATAAACTGTTTCTTATGGATGCAAAAAGAAGTTGATTGTGGGAGTAATGTGGCAAGACAAAAGACAAGTTCAAGACCTACATTTtggtgctttgtgtttttttccactcaCCCCCAGCGCAAGAAGGAAGATCTGCTCTCCACCTCCCACAATGCACCTGTGGTCCAGGATGTGACGCAACTTATCGATTGTGCTTGAGTTGAGAGGTGTGAGCTTACACTGGAACGACTCCACATCTGAATTCTGAGGTGCAACACATGTAAGGCGAAATAGAAAGACAGACATAGacaaatgtaacatttaaaacCAACCTACTAATAACAGCGTCTCCCATTACTAGAATTTATTTGGACAGTCCGCCTTAACACTCACAACAAAAgtgcttcttttatttattatttacttgttttaaaatctgattttttccAACCACCACAATTAAATTCTCAACATCTAGGAAATactgtttaaagtttaaaacacAAGTGCACAAAGATGCTTTACTttcatgattaattaattaagtggGGAAAAAACTGACAGCACACATGTATCAGCGGGAGTTTCTTTAATCTCAGATTTATTAACTGACCTTAACCAGTTCGTAGAATTTTGACTTTGGGTCTGAGGAAGCAGGAGTAACTCTGGCTTTGTCTGGGACCTGGAAATAGACATATAATATATTTAGCAGTGGAACTTCATAAActatttatatcattattatgtTTTCAATTATTTAACTGCATTACTTCTGTATCCCACACTCACCCCCCAGAGCTTGAGACACTCCTTCCTTATGTTGGCTTGTCGCGGCTCTGAAAGGGTCCTAAAGACACCAACAGAGTCACACAGTCAGttatatacataaaaacaatCCCTGTTCACTGGGGAATAGTGAAATAGTGGTGAATAGTGTGCAAGACAGGTTACTCACGGATCTACGACAAAAGCATGGATCTTAGCCAAAGCCTTGATCTGGACCGCACAGAGGCTGCAATGAGAGTTAATGTAATCACCGTCAGTCACTGTTTTAAATGCGATAAtcaaggactttttttttttttagcatagTGTGTCTCTACCTCTCATTGGAGTTAACCATATACTGGTAGAAGTCGGTGTCTTCCTTGATGATGCTCATTGGGACCACTTCTGtaatgtctctgtctgtgttccTCAGCTGGTTGAGTTTCAGGTTGATTCTGAACATATATTCCCTGACAGCGTCTGAACCGGGCTTTAAACCACGGCACACTATGTACCTGtgtgagaaaacatttacagCTTCACTTATGCAAAAATGTTACGTAATAATTCACTTTTCTTAGTCTCAATCATAAATTGGATTGTTAACAGGAAAGAGTGTCCAGCTTCATCTGATTGAGATGCAGCAGAGTCACTTTTTCTGCTCAAATATCACATCATAAATTcagttttatgatgtttttctggagggaaaaacatgaaaaaaaaatctgaagtaATGTCCAACATGGGATCTGATGATGTGTTGGAAACCGAGAGTCAAATGTGCCTCCATGTCATATCATGTAGTGATGTGTCTTACTGAGTTTTCCACTACTGTGTGTTGCTGCCACTTTGTTTCCCAATCAGcactaaaatattaaatttaaatcCAATTACTACTGTAGGCGTGTTCATGATCTATCATCTGTTTTGTCAGCcttgctttgtttttaattgaatgAATATTTTGGCAGATATTCATGCTTGAAAATGTATTTGGGGCTGCCCAAAAGAGTTACTTCACAGCCCCTGATCAGCCACAAAAAAGCTGTTAATGTTAGAGAAGTAGGCAGATTACTTATGTTGCATTATACAGCTTGTAGGTATTATAGTCTAGTGAATCCAACAGAGGAGTGCAGCAATAATGTGACAACATTCAATAACAATTTAATAATGACCAACTTGCActgaataaattacaaaatccacacagattttttttacatattcatattcattctCACCTCTCAGAGTTGGCTGGCCTGCTGGTGACAGGTTTGAAGAGAGAGATCCTGTCGAAGCAGAGGTAGAGCAGGTAGACCAAACCCACACTGAAGGGGGTGAAGAGGTCAAAAGTCTTACAGACGAAATGGCCACCTGGAGAAGTCAAAGAGACACTATGATTTAGCCTAAacctaaatatacagtacatgtatgcaaaaactgcatgaaaatactgaataattCATTAGTTTGATAGAAACAGCAGGAGCTGGAGTTTCATATATTTCACAGGTATGCAGacttcatgcacacacatacctgtCCTGAGTGTAGAGAGGGCCGTGAGGAactgacagagcagcagctgtttgctcAGGATCTCCTGGATGTTCTCTTGTCCTTCCACAGAGAAACCCTGACAGTCACAGAAACAGCTGTCAAACCCAAAGTCTCCCAGAAAGCtaaaaaaatcacttcaacCTGTCACTTCATTTCCTGTTTAATATGGAAATTTAggatttttgcatgttttgagGACGAGCAGTGAATACAAATATACTAAATGCGTGTGCGTAGTAGTCTCACCCCATCTGCCATGAGTAAGTGCAGCCCTCTTCTCTCTGTACTCTCCAGAATAAAGTTTCGGAAAGCGGTCACATTTTCTGGCTTAGTGATGTCACCGTCCCCATCCACCCCTCCCTCACCTGGGACACACAGAGGTTAAAATTTCACTCAATCATTCATCATCTgaaacataactttttttttcctccctcgaGTGTGAGTTTTTGTGAACATACCATAGTATGGCTCAAACAGCTCACTCGGCGCTGCAAAGAAATCCTCCAGTTTGAAGTCACAAGGTCCTTTCAGTGTCATGCCAAAGCCCTTGGCATGCCAGCGTCTTTTCCACAGTATGTACTCTGAAAAGCCTCCAGGCCCTGCACACACGTCACCGAAGTACAGAAGCTCGCCCTCGCGGTCCTTCGTCAGAGATTTCTACATAATGAGAGACGGAGGAGACGTCGCCATCTGTTTATATGGGTCTGTGTGTCCTGGTCCAACGCAAGTTCAAAGCGGCAGTTTGCTTTGACCAACTCACCCCTTGTGAATCCCTTGGGTTGGTGAACATATTGTCGAAACAGTGGTCGATGTTGGCCATTTTCATAGCTGCTCTAAATACAGTGAACACATGATAGAAGTTGTCATTGTCATGGAAACGCTGGCAAGCAACAGACTAACTACACACCTTgtaactgaagaagaaaacctGTTACTTCACTctctatttcatatttattaataGTATTGTGATATCGTTTTACTTTCACAGAATTAATATCATGTACAAATGACATCTAACAACAATCCACTTCACTGTAACTCAACTTTTTTCAATATGCGCAGATTAAGTAAAATGAAAACCCACAATAATAAATTAGTAATTGTGTAAAGACTGACCTGTTGAGGAAGATTCCTCCTCTGATCGTCTCGTATGGGTTGGAACGTGTCCGtgctctcctcatctcctcgcCCTCCAGGTTATCAAATACCGTCTGACCATCGACAGACAAAGTGGTTACACAACTCGGCAATATTACAGTCACGTAATTCAGGTCTATCCAGTGTAGAAGGTACTTAACAGAGCTTTGCACACAGTGAAGTGCTTCGTTACTACCACTCACCTTGCACCTCAGAACGGTGTGCAGGAGGTCTTCAGTGCAAAACTCTGTCTCATCCTCAATCTTAAGTTTTCTCTGTAACAAGTCAAAAACAAGTATATACCATGCGTACGACGTGCAGGGGTGAACAATAAACACAGGATTTATCTATGTATCTAACTCTGTATTTACCGGTCCCAGTGTCATCCAGTCCCTCAGCTCATCCGCATCTGGCATCTCTGTGGTGCATTCTGGGAACCACTCGACCTTCTCTATAGAACTGGGCTGTACAGTGAAAGAGATagaagagaggcagacagagggagagaacaaTGGAGATGAGAAATACAAATCATATAAAAACGTTATCATGATGGATACAGCAGAAAATAGTTCTAATGAGTAATGAACATAATTTAAATTTCAATTATTGACACATAATTCAGAAGAAATGGTCGTTATTATACGCTGCATACCTCTGGTTCATCTCGCCAGTCGACATTGAGCTCTCCCTGGAAGCCCTGCAGTGTGAGGCCAAGaccccttctccctctctgcgTCGAGGCCTCCACTATTTCCTTGCGTCCCTGGCCAAACTTCCCCAGACCTTCACCCTCACGGAAACCCATCTTGGCCTGAAAGTTGAAGAGGtaacagagaacagaggagtTAAAAAAGGAAAGCGagacattttgtatttcatttgaaCACTTTGCAAAAGAAACCTGTCTAAGATAAAAGTGTCAGCATTAAAAACTGTGTTAGTGAGGGTTTTGGATACATTACCATGAGCTTCTGTGACACACTGTTGTACATTGAGAACTTGGAGGTGTCTGAGGAGGCGTCTGTGTCTTGAGCATCAAAGGATATGGAGGGCATGGAGAATCCTGGTCTGTGATCTTCCTGGTCACTGAGGGAGTCATTTTGGCTCGAGTCTGGACAGGACAAaaccaacagacacacattgGTACCATTGATGTAGAAACAGGAACATCAACAAATAAAGAGATGGCACCATCTCGTGCTGGGTTGCAGCCTGTTGCAGTAGCTCCCATTGAGTCTTTTGATTTTTCATCACTTTATCTtcttgtacgtgtgtgtgttttttcaactATTTTGTTTCAGTGACTGAGCAGCAATGgctattttttgttttgcaatttTTCGCATGGTTGTACTGTTACTTTCTACACTATTTGTAACGGCGAGTCATGCAGAGAGAAGTGAAGGAATTGTTTACTAATGCAGCCAGCTGATCCATTGAGTAAACCAGTGCTACTGCTTAGAGAGAGGCCTGAAATcccagaggagctgcagaggcGACGCTGGGGTTGCAGAGCTGGAACTTAgcggagagagaagaagaggaaatataAACCTTCCGTTCCAGCAATCATCATGGGGAATGCAATAAGATGGATGAGCTCAGCACGCTGATCAAGACCCAGAAGGAATACCTTGAGTAcagcattttgtgtttcacGGAGACATGGCTGCACTCACACTTCCTGGACCACACTGCAGCTGTATCTGGCTTCAGGACTCTTAAGGTGGACAGAGATGTTATACGGAGCGGTAACAGGAAGGGAGGAGGGATTGCACTCTATGTGAGTGAAAGGTGGTGCAAACCCGGACATGTTAATGTGAAGGAACATTTCTGtgttatgttgttattacattttaataaattcTTTAAATTTGACCATATGGCCATAGtgtggtacttttttttttaaaaggcagtTATATCACATTTGATATCATGTAGCCTTTAAAGAAGAATTAGAAAATTTAAATGACAGTTGTCAGGGCAtaatctgaaaagaaaaagaaagaaagaaaaaggtggATTTGGAGAATCATGACACCTCTACTCTTTTGTGTACGGAGTGATGTTGCACTACTCTACCTCATCTGTGTTACTATCTTCAGTTAACTTGACTTGCTAACCTTTAAGAGGACAGTCCTTGGCCCAGTGAAATGTGGTCTGACAAACAGTGCACTTTGATCTGCGACTGTACCTGTCCAGTGGGTTTGTGCCAAGCAATGGAGTCTTCTGTTGATCCTTTTGGGGCCATAACTTGCCCCTCTGCTCCGTTATATATGCAGTTTCTTGGTTAGTTCCCATGCTGAAAGCAGACGTTTTTCCTCCAAATATCCCCTTCAATGCTGATTTCATTAATGAAAAAGTCAGATCTGTACAACCTGTGAGAGCTAACTGTTGATCTTTCGTATCCAAGCATGCAGCATCCAGCAATTTGAAAGCTAACAGCATCGGGAAGATCCATCTTGTACTTCTGCATCTGAGAGTCAAAATCGACTATATAGTCCGTCACAGATACACTTCAGTCTTTCCTAATCCGGTCGAAGCTTGAGTAAACCTCATAGGCTcagcctttttctttcttgagaAACAAACTGTCATGTTTCACAAGTAAAGTGTTCATGTTCTCTTTATTCAAATCACCTACTGATATTTCCATCACcattatgattattatcattattatacaGTTATTTGTCCAACTGGATATATTGCAACCAATACAAAAATATTAGTACCTGCAACTTAACAAAATCCTCGCCTGACCCTCTGCAGTTTGCATACCAACCTCATCTTGGAGTGGATGATGCCATCATCCACTTGCTGCAGCGAGCTCACTTGCATTTGGATGGAACATGTTGCACTATGAGAACCACATTCATTGATTTCTCCAGTGCATTCAACACCATCCAGCCATTGCTACTGAGGGAGTAGCTGCAAGCGATGAGGGTAGACACGTCCACCATCTCCTAGATTACCAACTACCTGATGACAGGGCAGTGCTCTGTCTGAAATTGTGGAGAGTAGTACAGGAGCTCCACAGGGAATTGTGCTGTCTCCCTTCGTTTTCCCTCAGACTTCCAATACAATTCCAGGTTATGCTATTTGAAGAAGTTCTCTGATGACTCTGCAGTGGTTGGGTGAGTAAGTGATGGGCAGGAGGAGGAGTGCAGAGCACTGGTGGATGAATTTGTGGAGTGGTTCGGAAGAAATCGTCTGCTTCTGATCTTGGCCAAGACATGGGAGATAGTGATCGATTTCAGAAAGAAGAGGACAGCTACACAGCTCCTGTATATTCTGGGAGAGGATGTCGACGTGGTGGAGGATTACAAATACCTGGGCGTCCACATCGACAACAGACTGAACTGGAAGACCAACATCGGGGCTGTATATAAGAAGGTGATGAGCAGACTCTATTTCCTGAGGAAGCTGAGATCCTTCAACATGTGCAGGAAGATGTTGGAAATCTTCCAGCAGTCTGTTGTGTCCAGTGCACTGTACTTCGCTGTAGTCTGCTGAGGGAGCAGCACTGGAGCCGGCAACACCAACAGACTTAATAAAGTAATTAAGAAGGCCAGCTCCATAATTAGCTGCAAACCAC is a window from the Thunnus thynnus chromosome 18, fThuThy2.1, whole genome shotgun sequence genome containing:
- the cmtr1 gene encoding cap-specific mRNA (nucleoside-2'-O-)-methyltransferase 1, producing MKRRNDASSAALLGAKKRRDDSSSDEESRLSRQDSSQNDSLSDQEDHRPGFSMPSISFDAQDTDASSDTSKFSMYNSVSQKLMAKMGFREGEGLGKFGQGRKEIVEASTQRGRRGLGLTLQGFQGELNVDWRDEPEPSSIEKVEWFPECTTEMPDADELRDWMTLGPRKLKIEDETEFCTEDLLHTVLRCKTVFDNLEGEEMRRARTRSNPYETIRGGIFLNRAAMKMANIDHCFDNMFTNPRDSQGKSLTKDREGELLYFGDVCAGPGGFSEYILWKRRWHAKGFGMTLKGPCDFKLEDFFAAPSELFEPYYGEGGVDGDGDITKPENVTAFRNFILESTERRGLHLLMADGGFSVEGQENIQEILSKQLLLCQFLTALSTLRTGGHFVCKTFDLFTPFSVGLVYLLYLCFDRISLFKPVTSRPANSERYIVCRGLKPGSDAVREYMFRINLKLNQLRNTDRDITEVVPMSIIKEDTDFYQYMVNSNESLCAVQIKALAKIHAFVVDPTLSEPRQANIRKECLKLWGVPDKARVTPASSDPKSKFYELVKNSDVESFQCKLTPLNSSTIDKLRHILDHRCIVGGGEQIFLLALGKSQIYTWDGKMPVRWRKLESFKLELPRDTLLSVEIVQELKGEGKAQRRINAVHVMDALILNGTDVRDQHFNQRIQMAEKFVKAVAKPSRPDMNPIRVKEVYRLEEMEKIFVRLEMKVTKSSGGVPRLSYTGRDDRHFLPTGLYIIKTVNEPWTMAYSKNSKMKFFYNKTTKESTYEMPPNSASPFHVCHSERLFWAWVEGVIVHDSQTRMDPEKLSKDDVLSFIHQNYQP